GTTTCTTGGTTATCAATGCAAAGTAGtggtatttaataatattcatGAAGTCATAGttaactatataaataaatattgaataatgTAATGCTTGCATCTTTGAGAGGAAGTTTCGTGGGATTTAATGAGTATGTGAGGACAACATAAAAGAGTTGGTAGATACCTTTGAATCCGAAAGTGAGTCCCTTTGAGAAGCacttttatttaaagttaGTGATagattaacaattttaatggaatccccttttttttttcttttcatagtTCCTTAATAATATTCAGGTCTCTTTCGCTTTGATTTTCCATGTTAAGAGTACTCCAAGAAAAGGTGTGACAGTCATTCCACTGGATCTCACTACAAGTCTAAAATCACCTAACCCTTCtcattgtttttctttttttttattattattattttttagcaaCCCTCACGTTTCATTACAAGCtcaaatttagaaagaaaataggcCAAAAATAAAACCTTTTATTGCAGAAAGGAGACATTAAAAGaatgcaaaagaaattaatatctttTGGGAAATATTTCACACGGAACAAAGGGAACCCAAAactgtaaaaaagaaaaaagaaatattagcCAGATGATTTTATAGAATTCATACTATAGGTAATATTGTCATTTTGTGATTTATCGAAAATACATGTTTTTTACATAATAATTTGTGGTGAAATCAATTCAAACAAATGCAATAAACATAAGAGTATCCTAACACTGAAATAACAAAGATaggaaataattttaaaaaatacttttctaGATTTGGTGTATATCTCCATTTATACATCAAATCGATAGATAATCGACATctattcattagttttaaatgatgAAGTATATGTCAATTATTCaataccaaaatataaaatactcatatatatgtatcacTCTCATATTAATTGTGGTATATACACCAAACTAAGTATTTTCCAATTGTTTATATATTGTAccctcaataaaataaatgatatatgATGATAAAAAGAAGCTCAACTCAAGTCTCACACACTTTCAAAAGCAAAAGGTTCGCTAATGCTTGTAAGACCACGAACGgcttaaaattataaagagtAGCTAGGGCATGTTTTATTCTTTGCTCGGAATTGATTTTGTATTAATGGTGACTATATAagaaatatggaaaataattagaaacCCATATACTCCCGGCTTTCGGCAAGTGAAGGTGTTTGATTCAACTGATGGGAGAAGTTGATAGctcatttttatcaataaactctattttttaaaaaaaattgttgatatatatttattttctcatgtcaATGCATAATTTGTTTCtcctttctcattttctaATCATGTAAcacaattatatataaatttataataaaaatagactttaactttacaaaaaatataataatagatatttcatattattttatgttatattttatcatatcaactatacatttttttataaaaataaatatataaacataaattggCCTAATCAAACGCGGcagttttataaattaagattgataaagaagctttataaaatcttttttcttttgaattatttttatttcttatagaTATTTATACTCTATTAAATAAGTGAGTGAAGTATGGACGTTGAGatttatgattatatattaatatataaattttaaaaagttagaaGTTAATTggtcatatattattttaaatttaaaatttttctaaaaaaataataagttgcGGCTGTGAGTCAGCACTAACtcttaatctaaaattaaattttttaatgctGGATAATTACAAGAGATAATcaattactaatttaattaatgacAGCTTCATAAGAAATCAAGAAAGTTGCCCTCCCAAATTAACAAGAAAAGATGGAAATAGTTGGAGAAAAATCCAGAACTGGTTTCTTTTTCTACAATCAAATACATGGGATTAGCAAAGAGTGATTGATTACTTAGGTAGGAGAAGAGACAATAAACAAGAAACATCTATGGTTGGAAAGTGCTATTAATCAGGAGTTAGGAGGAGAGCCAAAAATGGTGAGTTGTTTCAAACTTCAAAGCACATGGGGGAGGCAAGAATTGATTATTTGGATTCATTATTTTACAAGAAATGAAactcaaacaaataaataaataaatgaaagagTGAATCAATTGTATTTGGATggcatataaaagaaaagtcaaCTGGCTTCATTATCATTTAGCTGAGATCATCTTCTCTTAACATCCAATTGAACAAAATTTGGCAGCCTGTGAAGCAGGTAACTGGTTGCTTTCAAACTTTGCGGCCTTATTTTGTATGTAAacaattcaaaagaaaataatgttttGAAGTGCCACAAGTGGGTTTTCATTCAAGGACAAACATAtaactctttcttttctttccaattCAAGGATTTAACATTATATTTTCACATTCTTCCTATAAAATCGATGACTATGTCAATATTTGCAAGTGAAAACAACCAAACTAGAaactattcttttctttacattAAAAATTGTGATAGttttgtataatataatattcatcCACCATTAGGAGTTCAAATATCGTCAAGTAACTAATTCGACCCATTAAATAAAGGGTCACTAATGGTCCAAACAATTGATTCActctttcatttatttatttatttgtttgagttttatttctTGTAAAATAATCGATCCAAATAATCAATTCTCAAgagttataaaataattaagaatctTATAAGcgtagaatttaaaataaataaataaataaacaaagaaatccTATGATTTAGGCTTTTTTTTAAGCAATAATTATAGTGGGAGTCAACTATTTAGTAGTAGTtgtgattaaataaaatgataactCATATATacgaatattttatattttgatatttaaataattaatatatattcaattgtATAAACTAATAGTTAGCAAGAATTTCTGAATTTGTTCCTGATCTCTTGCTTACaaaatgtttattttgctggatttcaaatatatatatatatatatatatatatatatatatattagtgtatatatatctagtttccataaaaaaattctaaccATCAAAATGGAAATGAACCATCCAGATTGATTTTCTTGCACACTGATGTTGACGTGGCAAAATCAGAAAACGGGCGCATGCAATAGGAAATAGATCAATAGGGcatatgattattatttctaaGCAAAATGACATTGTTACAGTAAATTTCACACGCATTCTTGCCCTCTTGATCCGCACTGCTGTCTGCACCAAATCTaccttccctttcttttcctGACCACGAACaagcttttatttctatataattaGGAGCCTGCCATTCTAGCAAAGCACCATCACATTGCCACCAATAAGTATATCAAGAAGCTTGGATGCTCCTGTCTGCGGTGACCGACCCACCAAATTCTGTCCTGAGCTAAAAATTCTTGTAATTTGCAATCTTTGACACTTTACAAGTCATTGAATCTTGTTGTCTAGTTAATCCTGCGTTACATATATCAATCTTTCCTGCAGTTTGATCCTGCATTCATTTTGGTCTCAAGTCTCAACCCCTTCTGAAAGTTGACCTTAATATTATTGAGTGATGTAAATTTTATCACAGACCAACTGTTTCTCAATGGCAAATTCATCAAGCCCGTAAAAGCCTATATTCTCACCTTCTTAGTGTTTGAGCCTTACCCTTTTGCAGAcaacagaaaaaaagaagaaaatagagttcttttcttttataaaacaaaaattcttGAGCTCTCGTTGTGATAAAATCATGGAAGAGACTTTCGTCCCTTTGCGCGGAATCAAGAATGATCTTCGGGGAAGATTATTGTGTTATAAGCAAGACTGGACCAGCGGATTCAAAGCAGGTCTCAGGTATTATAATCTTAACTTAAAATGATCAACACTTTCATTTCACCTTTAAGGCCTCAATTTATGGCTCGGTATTAATAAACATacatattttcctttttcctttcagGATTCTGGCTCCCACCACTTACATATTCTTTGCTTCAGCGATTCCAGTCATTTCATTTGGGGAACAACTGGAGAGAAATACTGGTATTTGACATCATCTGTCTACATGGTTTTCTCTCTGTCTAGTTTTTCACTTGCATTGaatattcttcttttatctAAAAGATTGATGTTGCCACTCCCAAATCACACAGCTTTTCTCAGTTCCTGaacatttcttcttcttcttcttcttcttcttctttatttttctgaatGGGGAGAAAAAGATAACCTCTGTCAGAAATTTAGCACATGAAAACTATATGTTATGCTTGCAGATGGAGTATTGACAGCGGTTCAAACCCTAGTATCAACTGCAGTGTGTGGGATCATACACTCTGTCATTGGAGGTCAACCTCTACTGATTTTAGGAGTCGCAGAGCCTACTGTCATCATGTACACATTTATGTTTAACTTCGTCAAGGAGAGACCTGATTTGGGCCGGGATTTGTTTCTAGCATGGACTGGCTGGTGAACTTATCGACAATAATCTGTTACGCAATCTTGCTTTTTTATATGCTATCTCAATAGCTGTTTGACAAAAATCAACTGTTCATAATTTGCCGCAGGGTATGCGTCTGGACCGCAATCCTGCTTTTCTTGCTGGCTATCCTAGGAGCCTGTTCCATTATCAATAGGTTTACCCGGGTGGCAGGGGAGTTGTTTGGTCTTCTTATCGCAATGCTGTTCATGCAGCAAGCTGTTAAAGTAAATAGTAGTAGATTGCTTTAAGAATTTCCAGTAATTTGTAGCTATAGTCTCCCCTGGCAAAATTAGCTAATCTCTGATTAATTGACCTTGTCTTTTCAGGGACTCGTCGATGAATTTCGCATCCCACAAAGGGAAGATCGAAAATCAATAGAGTTTATAGCTTCTTGGAGGTTTGCAAATGGAATGTTTGCTTTAGTTCTTTCATTTGGCCTGCTGTTCACTGCACTAAGAAGCAGAAAGGCAAGGTCATGGCGCTATGGGACTGGTATGTATGAacaaaaatctaataaaagcTTCTTGATCTCTAACATTGCTAAAGGAGTTGGCAACGATTTGTTTGctattagaatatatataaaaatgatatcttcttttgtttaataaaaaagaaaaaagaaagacttAAAAGTGGTTGCTTTCACAGGTTGGCTTAGAAGCTTGATGGCAGATTATGGTGTGCCCCTCATGGTATTAGTGTGGACAGGTGTTTCCTATATTCCATCCGGAAGCGTTCCAAAAGGGATCCCTCGCCGTCTTTTCAGCCCCAATCCATGGTCCCCTGGTGCATATGAGAATTGGACTGTCATTAAAGCATGTTTCTTTCACATGTacttcatatttctttttataatttgtcgataatttattttcaaccTGATGACTAACGATTATTCAATCTTACAGGACATGCTAAATGTTCCAGTATTCTACATAATCGGGGCTTTTATTCCTGCAACGATGATTGCAGTGCTTTACTACTTTGATCATAGTGTAGCATCTCAACTTGCTCAACAGAAAGAGTTCAATCTGAGAAAGCCACCTTCTTACCACTATGACTTGCTTCTTCTGGGGTTCTTGGTACATAGAAATATTTTCTcgcttttctttctcaaatggAAATTTCCCTTTAGGCTTCTTCTCTTCAAATTTGGTGATCTTAAACATGTTTCATTCATGTTTTCAGACTTTATTATGTGGGCTTCTTGGAATTCCTCCATCAAATGGAGTCATCCCACAGTCCCCAAtgcatacaaagagtttggcCACTCTTAAGCATCAGGTAATCTAAACTTCCCAATCCTGTAATCTTTGTTCAAATATATGAATCTCATCAGCAAATTCTTTTTCTGACAACATCCTCTTCTCATCATATCCAGTTGCTTCGCAGTCGACTTGTTGCAACAGCACGCCAAAGTATAAGAAAGAACGCCAGCTTGGGACAATTGTATGGAAATATGAAAGAAGCTTATCAGCAAATGCAGACACCATTGATCTACCAACAGCCCTCTGAAGTACGATTATAGTCTTCTCTTTTCTTGGTTCCGTTTTTCCTTGAGACAACATAATCGGTCCTGGTTGCTTGGTCAGGATTATATAAGAATGCATGTATTGAATTTCAAGATTGTTAGTCTAGACGAAGTCAAGTAAACATTGTCAAAACTCTTGAGCAGGGTCTGAAAGAATTTAAAGAATCGACCATCCAAGTAGCTTCCTGTACTGGCCATATTGACGCCCCAGTTGATGAGACAGTATTTGACATCGAAAAGGAGATAGACGATCTATTGCCTGTTGAAGTGAAAGAACAGCGTCTGAGTAACTTGCTTCAAGCCACAATGGTTGGAGGATGTGTTGCAGCCATgccttttcttaaaaagatcCCAACTTCAGTCCTCTGGGGTTACTTTGCCTTCATGGCTATTGAAAGCTTGCCTGGAAATCAATTCTGGGAAAGGATATTACTTCTCTTCACCGCACCGAGCAGAAGATACAAGTAAAAACTTCAAATTCATTTCTTCCATTtacctttttcttcaaatccCCTATTCTTCTTATCTTCTTGATGTGtaactcttctttttttaaaatttctgaCAGGGTTCTTGAGGAGTATCATGCCACGTTTGTGGAAACAGTGCCTTTCAAGACAATTGCAATGTTTACAATCTTCCAAACATTTTATTTGCTGATATGTTTTGGTCTAACTTGGGTTCCAATAGCCGGCGTCATGTTTCCCCTGATGATCATGCTTCTAGTTCCAGTAAGACAATACTTCCTtccaaaattatttaaaggaGCACATCTTCAGGACTTAGATGCGGCAGAGTATGAAGAGGCACCAGCTTTACCATACACTCTTGCAACAGTAAGACTATTTCAAGtccaaatagaaaattaatccAAAGTATTCTTTTACTCGCCACATTCATAATTTCTCGGTCAATGTTTACAGGAGTCAGAGCTAGGAGCAGGAGCTGTTCAGGCAGGAGATGGAGAGATTTTAGACGAGGTTATAACTAGAAGTCGCGGAGAGTTCAGGCATATGAGCAGTCCTAAAATCACAAGCTCAACTGCAACACCTGCAAATGATCCAAAAAGCCATCAAAGCCCTCGTTTCTCATCCTCATATAGTCCAAGATTAAGTGAACTAAGAGGGGAGAAAAGTCCCAAGGCAAGTGGAAAAGGGGCTAAGAGTCCAAGAACTCCAGAACTAGGACTGTCTAAGCTAGGGAAGAGTCCTTCAAGTTCTGCACAAAATTAGTGCAGAAAATTTGGTATCTCTAGCTGTTAGTAAGTTGAGGTAATTTGGATTGGTTTATTTGCTTTAAGTGTCTCGTTTTGGTTGGAATTGCTGTAAAATCTTGGTTCTTAAATGCTCTTAGATGTCTTTTAGAGCAAGTCTGCAAACTTCGACAAGTATACTAATGTATATTGCTCATTTCCAGAGTAATCTGTTAATATCTGAATTAATCAAGATAGTGCTTTAAACTAAACATCATAATTTGTAACTCAATAAAACCGTGTTCTCCATA
The Ricinus communis isolate WT05 ecotype wild-type chromosome 1, ASM1957865v1, whole genome shotgun sequence DNA segment above includes these coding regions:
- the LOC8265917 gene encoding boron transporter 1 is translated as MEETFVPLRGIKNDLRGRLLCYKQDWTSGFKAGLRILAPTTYIFFASAIPVISFGEQLERNTDGVLTAVQTLVSTAVCGIIHSVIGGQPLLILGVAEPTVIMYTFMFNFVKERPDLGRDLFLAWTGWVCVWTAILLFLLAILGACSIINRFTRVAGELFGLLIAMLFMQQAVKGLVDEFRIPQREDRKSIEFIASWRFANGMFALVLSFGLLFTALRSRKARSWRYGTGWLRSLMADYGVPLMVLVWTGVSYIPSGSVPKGIPRRLFSPNPWSPGAYENWTVIKDMLNVPVFYIIGAFIPATMIAVLYYFDHSVASQLAQQKEFNLRKPPSYHYDLLLLGFLTLLCGLLGIPPSNGVIPQSPMHTKSLATLKHQLLRSRLVATARQSIRKNASLGQLYGNMKEAYQQMQTPLIYQQPSEGLKEFKESTIQVASCTGHIDAPVDETVFDIEKEIDDLLPVEVKEQRLSNLLQATMVGGCVAAMPFLKKIPTSVLWGYFAFMAIESLPGNQFWERILLLFTAPSRRYKVLEEYHATFVETVPFKTIAMFTIFQTFYLLICFGLTWVPIAGVMFPLMIMLLVPVRQYFLPKLFKGAHLQDLDAAEYEEAPALPYTLATESELGAGAVQAGDGEILDEVITRSRGEFRHMSSPKITSSTATPANDPKSHQSPRFSSSYSPRLSELRGEKSPKASGKGAKSPRTPELGLSKLGKSPSSSAQN